TGTTGTCCGCCTGGGCAATCGAGATGCCTTCCTCGGCAGGGCCGGCGCCATCACCGAGCGTGATCGTCCCGCCCGGCCCGACATAGGAGGCCGTGACGTCGGCGAAGCTGTATGCGTTGATGAACATTGCGGCCCCCGATTACCGGTTGACGTTGATCATGACGTCCACCGAGTGGACGGCGCCGGCGAGCTTCACAGCGATCTGGAACGGCACCGACTTGCGGGCCTCCCGATCGGCCTGGCTCTGCTGCGCCACCGGGGGCGCGAAGACGTAGTAGCCCTTGGGCAGGAAGTCCCCGGTCTTGAGCTGGCCGAACCCGGCAGCGTTCCACTGGCCGGGCGCGACGAGGCCGTTCCGCACCGCCTGCGCCAGCCGCGCTTCCATGACCGTCTGGAGCGTGGTCATGCCCTCGTCCGTCTGCGGCACCTTCGGGAAGGTGTAGAGGACGTTCCAGAGCGCGGTCTGGATGTCGTTCTCCAGCCAATCGAGGCCGTGCCACTCGTCGAAGAAAGAGCCGTCGCTGTTGACGCCGTGCTGGATGATCGCAGTGTCGTTGTCGTAGTTGACGAAGACGTTCGCGTGCTTGGCCTTCAGGGCCGCGGCCTGCGTCTGCGTGATCGTCTCCGGGGTGATGCCCGGCTCCTGCTTGAACATCAGTGTGATCGTGGTGTTCGATCCCTGGAAGTTCACCGTCGCAGCGCGGCCGAAGAACGAGGCCACCGACTGGCCGGACTTGGTCGAATACTGCAGAAACGTGCGCTTGTAGCCGGCATCCGAAAGCTGGGAGGCGAGATCGTCGGTGATCGAGGGATCGATGATCCGGGTATCGCCGGAAGTCAGCCCGAGCCGGCGCTTCTTCTGCTGCGCTTCGATGAAGGCGGACGCCGCCAGCAGTTCCGGGATGCCGACGCCCTCCTCGGCAAGGATCGCGGCATACCAATCGCCAGAGACGTCCGCCAGCGCCTCCAGAGCCTCGACAAGGCTTTCCGGGTCGATGCCGTCGGCCGGCGCGCTGGCGGTGGCCTGCGTGAGCTTCAGGATGCCGGAAACGTCGGTACCCGCTCCGCCGGACAGCGTTGCGCCGGAGACTGCGATGTTCGTGCCGGATTTGGCAATGGTGTAGGCGTTGCCGCCGGTGCCGGTCGCCTTGCTGATGCAATAGAGGACGGAGCCGACGACCGTGTAGGTCATGGCGACGAGATTGGCGTCCGCGCTCTCGTTCAGGAACGCGACCAGCGAAGCCAACGTCGCAGCGAGGTTAGCTCCGATGTTGACCTGGTTACCGGCCGCCCCCGAAGCGACGAAGGTGATCGCCGTGCCCTTGATCGTGATCGTGTCGGCTGGCGCGGGCTGGCCGGAGAAGGTGTAGGAACCGAATGCCGTCGGCGGCATGGCATACGACAGCGTACGGCCGGCGCCGATGCCCGGACCCTGCAGCCGGAAACGGCGGATGTTGCCGTCCCAGACGAAGGCCGAGCCGACAGGGAGCTCCGCAAGCACGAGCGAAGCCGCACCGTTCAGGTTGGTGATGGCAGACCAGTTGATGCCGTCGACCGTGACCGGGACGCCGTCGATATAAATGAAGAATGCCCCGGCGGTGACCGCCTGGAAGACCGACAACGCGCTCTGGGCCGAGGTCAGGACGCCGCCGCGCAGCGTCGCCTTGGTCGCAGCGCGAGCCCATCGACCGATGTAGTAGAGCGACGGCTGCGGCGTCTGGCCGAAATGGCGCATCGCCGCGAGGTACTCGACGTCGGTCGAGGAGAAGTCCTGCGCGACGCCGGCCATGTTCGAGTAGCTGCGAATCCGCTCGCCAACGTCGATGACGTCGGAAGCCCCGACGGCCATGCCGGCCCCGAAGTTCCGCGTCGGAGCGGCCACGGGCGCCAGGCTGACATTGATGTTGACGACGTCGGAGACTGCCAGTCCCTGGGCCATGTTCAGTTCTCCACGATGAAGGGCTGCGTCTCCCCGCCATGCGCCTCGAATGCGCCGCCGACGGAGAGAATGTTCAGGATCGGGTAGGTGCGGACGAAGGCGCGCCGCAGGTGGATTTCGAGATCGACGCGGCGCACCCATCGCTCATTGAGCAGATCGGAGGCGGTGCGCATCCTGGTGCATTCGAGCAGGTTGACGCCGCCTGCCCGCATCGCCTCGCGGTTCTGGGCGACCATCAGGCCGTCACGCAAGCGGCTCGCAAACGAGTAGGCGTTCGGCCCGTAGAAGCTGGCCAGCAGCTCGACCGTGTCGTGACGCTGCTGTTCGTCTTCGCCCTGATTTCCCGGATGATGGATCTTCACCGTGCCGTAGTCGGACGCGATGACCGTGACGCCGATCGCGCACCAGTTCGTCCCGATGTCCGGATGGGGCGGCGGCTCGGGTTGCCAGCGCGGTCGGACGAGGCTGCGGGTCAAGCCAGTGATGCCGGTGACGACATCGCCGATGAAATTCTCAAAGGCATCATCTTCGACCGGACGCGTCGAGATCGGCGCGAGATAGCCGCCCGTCGAACTGTCGTTGGACATGGAAGCCTCGCGTCAGCGCAGATCGAGCAACCGGCAGGTGGCGCAGGTGAAGCCGGCGCCGTAGCGCGAATAATCGTCGACGGTCACGACGGTGTACCGGCGGCCGTTCCAAGTGACGACATCGGCGTCGAGGCCGGCGCCACCCTCGGTGAAGCGGAACACCGAGTGCATGATGATCGAGCCGGTCGACAGTGCCGCCTCGGGGTTGCGCTGGAGATTGCGGCCCTTGTCGGAGGTGACGACGACCGAGATCGCGGTAGTTGTCTCGGTTTTGACACTGCGGCCGGTCTGCGGGTCGACGTCGACGACGCTGCGGGTCACATTGGCTGCATCGGCGAACAGCGGATCGCTGAGCACATCGGAAACATCGAGCAGGGGCATCAGCTACCCTTCTTGCGCACCACATGTGTGACGGCGCGGCGCAACTGGCCGGTGTCGATCAAGGGGCGCTCCCCGGTCCTCCCCTTCGCCCGGCGCTTCGCCAGCGTCTTGGGAGATAGCGGCGTGAACGGACCCTCGGTGATCTTCGCCTTGACGGAGTTCGCCGCCACCATGCCAGCACGATCGAAATCGCGCTGGATCATCTCGGACTTGCCTTCCAGTGCCGATAAGCCGGCGGCCTTGAGATGCGGCACGAATTGCTTGCTGGCGCTCTCCACGCCCGGGACCAAAAAGGGCCGCTCCGGGATGTTCTGCGCCGGCGATCCGGTCTCCATGAGATAGCCGATCTCGGCATTGTTGATCGGCGTGTCCGTGCGGCCCGCCGTGGTCGAGGGGATGCCGACGAGAACCTCTTTCGAGGTCAGATCCCGGACGCCCTTCAGAACCGCGCCAACGCGATCCTTGACGATGCGGACGTTCACAGCTGCCAGCCGCCAGAGCCGGCCATGCGGGCAAGCTGCAGGAATTGGACGCCATAGGTCGTGGCGTTCCAGTGACCGGCGCCGGTGTCGAGCGTGGTGCTGCCGGCATCGTAGGAGACGGACACCTTGTCGACCGTCTTGCCGGTCACCACACCCGTATTGGCTCCAGGCACAGCGCCGGACGCCGACGACCGAACCGCCTGCTGCGCAAGCGCGATGTGGTGCGCTGTGAACAGCTCGAGGCCGTGGTCGAGCAGATCAGCCCAGCGATCAGGGCGCAGCATCAATGCCCCGATGCCCAGCCAATAGCTGACCGAGCCATCGGGGTAGCTGGTAACGTCCGCGAACTCGGGAAAGTGCTCGCGGAAGCTGGCCGGAGTGACGGTCACGCCGCGGCCTTCGCCTTGGCCTCCGCCTCCTCGATGAGCTTCAGGGCCTCGTCCTCGGCCAGTCCGGCGATGTCGTCGAGGCCAACGGCCTTCGCGCGCTCGGCAAGCGTCAGCTCGGGCGGGGTCTCAGGGGCATCCTTGCCCTTGCTTCCCTTGCCCTTGCCGCCCTTGGCCTTGCCGTCATCATCGGCCTTCGCCTCGACGATCTCGCACCCGGCCGCCTTGGCGTACCAGTGATGCGCGACCTCGTCGGGGACGCCGTGGTTGAGCCCCGGCTTGAGGCTGTAGACCTTGCCGTCGTTCAGGGTGATGTCGACCTTGACGGGGGTCGACACGGTGAAGGTTTCGCTCTTGGCCATGGCTCAGATCCCATCCCGGTAGGCGACAGTCTCGGGGTAGACGAACTCGACGACGCCGAGTCGCCCGAAGTAGGTCACGAGCTGGCGCAGGTCGCGGTATTCCAGCGGGGTGCGCTGCAGCGGCACCATCGGGAAGCGGACGTAATTCTCCGCCTGGGTGTACGCCACCATGCGATCGGTGGCGCCGGCGCCACGGCCGGTCAGCCACTTCACCGGCTGGATATCGAGCGGCCGACCGGTCTGCGCCATCGTCAGGGAGTTCTCCCGGAGATAGGTCAGGATCGACTTGTCCGCGGCGGACGAAACCAGCTGCCCGTTGATGTAGGCAAATTTCAGCGGCGGCAGCAGCAGCTTCGTCGGCACCTGGGCAAAGCCGGTGGCCTGCCAAGCGGCCGTCAGAGTGTCGTTGACGTCGCGCAGGATCTGCGTCGGGCTCTTGTTCGCCCAGAGCGGCGAGGAGCCGGTACCATCGGAAGGGACGTTCGACGGCGTGATCAGGCCGGAATTGACGAGGCCGGTGAAGCCCAGATCGGTGTCGCCGATGTAGACCTGCTCGTCGATGTCCATATTGTGCTTCAGGACCATGCCTGAATACTTCTGGCTGTCGACCGGGCGCCCGACCTGCTGCGCGCTTTCCAGCTCGGGGATCGTCCAACCGAGCTGCATCGCCCACAGGTTCAGCGGGTTGGCGGTCTTGCCGATATCCAGCGCCAGCGAGGCGATGGCCGAGGCATCTTTGCCGATCCAGGCCTTGCCGGTCGGGGTCAGGCCGCCGATCGCAGCGAAGGTCGAATTCGTGAAGGACGACACCTCGTCCGCGATCGACACGTCGGAGCGCAGGTCGATGTCGCGCGACCAGGAGAACGAAACCAGCGGCTCATGCAGCGTCTGGTCGAGACGCTCGAGCTCGCCGATGACGAAGGCGCCGGCCGAGTCGATGGTGGCGCGGTCGAAGGTGGCCGCGTCGGTGAAGCGAACCCGCTTCAGGATGGCCGGGGCCGCCAGGGGCGCGCCGAGGCCGGGAAGGATGATCTTGCTCATGATCTCTCTGGCCCCGTCAGATGTTGAAGCGGATTTCGACGTTGCCGTCGGCATCGGCCCCGCCCATGAAGATGCAGTTGGGAACCGCCGTTGCCGTGCCGCCGCCAGCCGGCGAGGCAGCAGTGACGATGTCACCCCCGACGACCGAGCCGCCGGCGGTGGTCACGACGTAGACGGCGCCGCCCTTGGTCGCCGTGCCGAGCGCGAGCTTCACGGTCATGTAACCGCGCACCATCGGGTCACAGAGACCGGACGTCGGCGGCGTGGCCGTGCCGAGCGGCTCGTTGGCCGCGTTGGTCGGATAGGGACGGGCCAGCAGTCCGTAGGGCGTGACAGCCGCATCGCCGGCGCCAAGTGCCCGGAGCTTGCCGGAAACCATCTTGAGGAACACGCCGTACTTCGTCGGCGGAGCCGCGGCGTCGATCTGACCGGGTTCGATCGTCGACTGCGACGGACGGGTGACGTCACCGGCAATGCCCGCGGGCATCCGGTACAGGAAAGAGACCATGTCGGATGCTCCTCAGTTGGCCTGGTTGCGGTTCCAGAACGCCTTGTGCTTGGCGTTCAGGTCGGCGGTCTTGACGGGCGCGCGCCCGAAGTCCTGCGTGGTCACGCCGGGGCGCAGGCCAGCGGCGTTGTTCTGGGCGCGCATCAGCTCGGAGGCGCCGATGAACGCAGCCTGCAGGGTGGCGGCATCCATCGTGTCGAACGTCGGCTCGCCGCCGCCCAGGAAGGGCTGAACGGCCTTCTTGCCGGCATCGGTGGAATAGGCGGCCGCGAGCGCCTTGCGCTGGCAGCTGCACACGGCCGCGTCGATGGTCTTCGCGCTCGCCTTGGCGTCGGTCGTCGGCATGCGCACGCCCGGCGAGAGGATCTCGGCACGAGAGACGGTGTCCCGGAAGCGCTTCAGCGCGGCATCCTTGGTCTTGCCGTCTTCCTCGTCCTCGTCGTCGCTGTCCTCGGTCTCCTTCTTCTCGTCGGAGTCCTTGGTGGCGAGCGCCTTGATCTGGGCGTCCATGGTGTCGAGGCGCTTGGTGAGACCGCCGATGGCCGCCAGAACCGCGCTGTCGCCGGTCTTGGACTTCTCGTCGTCCTCATCCTCGTCGTCGCTGTCGCTGGTCGGGGCCTCCTTCAGGGCCTCCTCCATCGCCGCCTCGTCCTTCGATTTGAAGGCGCTGCGAACCCGATCCAGCCATGAGGTCTTCTTGGCCATGTCTTCATCTCCGATGGCACATCGCGAACCGCACCGGCCCATGGCCACAAGCGCTACGTGGTTCGCGATGATGTTGCGCTGGACCCCGCGCCCGGGCTCGATTTGCTCGTAATCGGCCTCGTACCCAGCCGAGACCTCGCGAATGCCGTCCTGGTCGACGAGCTTGATGGCGTCGCGACCGGTCAGCAGCAGGTCGGCGAGGATGACGTCGCCGTCGATCCCCTGCCCGGCTCGCGCGTTCATGGTCACGCCCTGAGCCAGGGCCTTCCAATTGTCGGGCGAGACGAACTCAGACGGATGCTCGATCGTGACCGGCTTGCCGTTGAACGATGCCACCGTCTCTTCGCGGAACACCTCTTCGGCCGGCCGGTCGATGAAGATCTCACCGACCATGTTGGCTTCGACCGGCACCTCAAACGCCGCATAGATCTGCTGACCGATGCGGGCGATCGGAACGTCGTGGCAAACCACGAAGCCTTCCGGCGTGACCGTCCGGCGCGACCCGATCTCGCCTTTCGAAAAGAACTTCATAGGTCGGGGTCCGGGATGACGGGTTCGGCGTAGCAGCGGCAGTTGGGCAGCGCGCCGGCGTGGCCGGTCAGCCCGTCGAGGTCAGGCGGGGCGTCCCAGGCCACGAAGCGCCCTTCCATCCTCTTGTGCGATGGCCGAACGTCCGCATCGCGCGAGGTCCGCCAGATGTACCCGACGCTGCCCACAGCCTCAGCGCGGACCTGCGTCAGCGTCGACGCGGCGCGGCCGATTTCGGTTCGGGCGATCAGGTTGGCCCTCGACTTCGTGACCTCGCCTGTCCGCAGGATCTCGCGAGAGATGACTTCAGCCCGCGTGCCGGTCTCCTGCCCCTCGATCACCAGGCGATGAACGCGCTCGGCAGCTTCGCGCGGCAGACTTTTGATGAGCCCGACCTGTTCCGCCATCTTCTCGCGCATCGCCTCGCCAATCGGCGTTTCCTTGACGATGCGACCGATCCCCGCGCCCATCTCGCGAGAAACCGCCATCCATGCCCGCTCGTCGCGGGCGGCGACATCGGCGAGCATCCGGCGGGCCACCGACTTCGCCCAGTCGTCGAGCATGTCGGCGTAGCGGTTGAGCGCCTGGCGCAGCGAGGCCTCGTTGTTCGGGCCGATGACACCGAAGCCTGAGATGATGTCCGCTACGACGCGGGCGATCTTACGCAGCTGGCTGGCGTACCTTTTCTCCGCCTTCCTGCTCCTGATCCATTCCGCTCGGGGCGATCGTCTCGTCTCCCGGTCGTAGGTCAGCCGCTTCAGCATCCGGCGCCATCTCGCTCGGATCGGGCGGCAACTCCTCGGCCGCCTCGATCTCCTCGTTGGTGATGTTCGACCACACGCCGGTGATCTCCGCGGACTGACGCAACTCGTTGAGCGCAGTCCTGTCGCTGATCAGACCAGCGTCGTTCGCCGTCGCGACGGTCTCCGTGATCGTCTTCGCCACATCGGCCTTCTCCTTGTCGGAGAGCTGCCAGAGCGGCTCGAATTCGAACATCAGATCCTCAGGCGGGTCGGCACCCACAACCGAGCGGTAGACGACGTCGAGCAGCCGCCCGATCGGCACCCGCAGCGTGCTTTCCTGCTTCTGCAGGATGCCGTCGTAGTAGGTGCGAAGGTCGCTCTCGCCGGTCGAATTGAGACCGGCGGGGGACTGACCGAACAGACGCACGAGCGGGATCTGAAGCGCGCCGGAAAGCTGCTGCCCGAACTGCAGGAGGACGTCCGACAACCCGGAGAACGAATAGGCGTGGGTCTCGAATTTGTCGCTGGCGTCGAGGAGGGTCAAACCCTCGTTCGACTGCATCGAGCGGATGACGTCGACCTGCTTCAGGACCGCTTCGAACATCTGGCCGCCGGCGGCGATCAGCTCGCGCAGCTTGTCGATCGAGAGCGTCCGCAGGTGCGCCTTGTAGACCAGCTGGGCAGCGCCCTGGCTGGTACTGTCGTAAGCGACGAGCTGATCGTAGATGCGTTCGGCGACCGACTGGCCCCAACCGTTCTCGGTGAGCCGCTGCTGATAAGGCAGCTTCACACCCTCCAATCGCACGACGCGAGTGTGGTGGACGCGCTTCCCTGACAGTGGCACCCATGGGTTTGGCAGGACATCGTAGCTGGCAGGGTGGCCCAGTTCAGGCCCGTAGTCCTCTACGAAGTTCACGACGGACGGCTGAACCATCCAGCGATCGAGCACGAGGAGGCCCTTGAACTGATCCTTCCTGATCGTCTCGACCCGCAGCGGGGTCGCAGTATCCTGTCCGTCGATCAGCATGACGGCGATGCAGCCGCCATAGAGGCGAGCCCATTTCACCGTCTCCTCGACCGAGGCCCAGACACCGAGCTGGCGAAGCGCGTTCTGGACTGCCTCGGTGTTCTCCGCGTCGTCCTTCGACTTCAGGTCGACGCCGGCGCGGGTCATGTCCTCGGCAACGACGTCGACCGCCTGGCCGATGACCCAGCTCGTTCGATACATCGCCTCGAGGCGGATGCGATCGCGCGAGATGAAGTTGTTCTGGTAGGTCGACGCGCTGAACTGGTTGCCGGCGCCGTAGCCGAGACGAGCCTGAAAGTTGACGAAGCCGTCAGCAGTCAGCGCCCGCGAAGGGACGCGGATGCGAGGCTTGCTCATAGTCGGTCAGCTCGCGAGTTTCGACCACACCCCGAGGCCGCCGCGGGCCTGAATGTATCCGTCCAGCCCATAGCGGACGGCGTCGATGCCGTGGTTCCACTTGTCGACGATGATCGGCAGGATATCGCCGCTGATCTTGTCGACCTTGTAGGCGTAGAGCCTGAATTCCTGCGCGATCCGGGGGCAGCGCTCGTGCACCACGATGCGCTTGAACCCCTTCATGTGCGCGACGCCGTCTTCGACGCTGCCCGGCCATTTCTCCGCGGCTTCGATATTGAAGCCCTGCCGGCGCATGTAGCTGATGGTCTCAGGCCGGGCGCCGTCCGCCTTGATCGGCCAGGAGCGCGAGCCCGGGACGCTGTCGAATAACGCGGGCGTTTCATCGATCTCGACGCCGTGCCCATAGGCCTCGTGCGAGATGAAGAGGGTATCGTCGGCGATCCAGAAGCGGATCAGAGCCGTCGGGTCGTTGGCGAAGCCCCAGTCGCCACCGAAGAAGATGCGAGTGCCTTCGACCGGCTCATCGAATGCCGTGACCTCGACGCGGCGGCGGAAGATGACGGCTTCCGAGATGGTGACATATTCGCCTTCCCAGACATGCCCGTAATCGTCGGGCGTCCGGGCAAGGCAGATTTGGCGATCGAGTTCCAGCTCGTCCGGAAACCAGGGATTGTCGCGCCAGTTCGCCTCGACGACGATGCCGTGAGGGGCGCCGATTTTCTTGTCGCCACGAAAGAGCTTGTCGACCGGCGCTTCGGGGCTATCCGGGTTCCAGCTGAACCAGATTTCCGAACCCGGCTTGCGGATTGTCGGCGTGAGCAGCTTCAGGCTGTGAGTTGAGAGTGATTGCGCTTCCTCGACCCATCCGCCGTCGAACCCCTCCAGGGATTTGATCGACTCGGCCGTGTGGTTCTGCATGCCTTGGAAAATGATCACGCCATTGCCGGGCGTGATGATCTTCTCCCGCTGAACGTCGAAGTGCCTGCCGACGCCCAGCTTCTGGATCTTGTCTTCGATCAGCCGCTTGACCGACTGTTCCAGCGACTTCTGGATTTCGCGGATGCAGGCCCAACGCAGGCCCGGCTGCATCAGGGCGCGCTCGACGAGAGCCTCGGCCTTGAAATGTGACTTGCCAGAGCCGCGACCGCCGTGGGCGCCCTTGTAGCGGGCCGGTTCAAGTAGCGGGACGAACGCCCTAGGTGTCTCGATGTTTAGGGTCAACGATGACACGGCGGATCGTCTCGATCTTCAGCGGTTCGCCGTTCGGATCGCCGATACCGACCTGCTCGCGGAACGCCTGCACACCGACATGCTTTCCGATCAGCTCGATGCGCTTGATGCGATCGCTGAGCTTGACCTTGCGGACGACTGCGACGACGGCGCCCTCTTCGCGGACTTCCTCGACATCGAGGCCGGCGACGAGGCCTTTGCGCCAGATCAGCGGCCAGTCCCTGACCGGCTTCAGCGTGCCGGTATCGTCGTAGAGATCGGCGACATCGGCATCGGCCTCTTCTGCGAGCCGGTTTAGGACCCAATCGGCATCGATCTTCGTGCGAGCGCTGCGACTAGCCTGCGCCTCGGAGACGGCCGCCTGAACCTCGGGGATCGCCAGGAGCTGGGAAGCCTGCGCTTTTGCCGACTTAGCGCTGTAGCCGGCCCGGATGGCCGCATCGGTGCCGTTCAGGTCGACAAGGTACTCCTCGACGAAGCGCTGCCTCAGAGGGGTAAGGGACATGAGGGTGGCGGCCAAAATAAATACGAGGTTTCCTCGTATTTCGCTTGCGCGACACGAGGAAACCTCGTATAAAAATCCTGTCAGGCAATAACGCCTGACGAAGGACTAGGAGGAACCCATGAGCTTCAAGCTCACCTTCCAAGTCCGGATCGGCAAGTGGAGACTGACACTCTCCATGAGCCGGTAAGTCCGGGGGCCGGGGTGGTTGCAGC
This genomic interval from Bosea sp. 29B contains the following:
- a CDS encoding DUF2184 domain-containing protein, which translates into the protein MSKIILPGLGAPLAAPAILKRVRFTDAATFDRATIDSAGAFVIGELERLDQTLHEPLVSFSWSRDIDLRSDVSIADEVSSFTNSTFAAIGGLTPTGKAWIGKDASAIASLALDIGKTANPLNLWAMQLGWTIPELESAQQVGRPVDSQKYSGMVLKHNMDIDEQVYIGDTDLGFTGLVNSGLITPSNVPSDGTGSSPLWANKSPTQILRDVNDTLTAAWQATGFAQVPTKLLLPPLKFAYINGQLVSSAADKSILTYLRENSLTMAQTGRPLDIQPVKWLTGRGAGATDRMVAYTQAENYVRFPMVPLQRTPLEYRDLRQLVTYFGRLGVVEFVYPETVAYRDGI
- a CDS encoding DUF1073 domain-containing protein — protein: MSKPRIRVPSRALTADGFVNFQARLGYGAGNQFSASTYQNNFISRDRIRLEAMYRTSWVIGQAVDVVAEDMTRAGVDLKSKDDAENTEAVQNALRQLGVWASVEETVKWARLYGGCIAVMLIDGQDTATPLRVETIRKDQFKGLLVLDRWMVQPSVVNFVEDYGPELGHPASYDVLPNPWVPLSGKRVHHTRVVRLEGVKLPYQQRLTENGWGQSVAERIYDQLVAYDSTSQGAAQLVYKAHLRTLSIDKLRELIAAGGQMFEAVLKQVDVIRSMQSNEGLTLLDASDKFETHAYSFSGLSDVLLQFGQQLSGALQIPLVRLFGQSPAGLNSTGESDLRTYYDGILQKQESTLRVPIGRLLDVVYRSVVGADPPEDLMFEFEPLWQLSDKEKADVAKTITETVATANDAGLISDRTALNELRQSAEITGVWSNITNEEIEAAEELPPDPSEMAPDAEAADLRPGDETIAPSGMDQEQEGGEKVRQPAA
- a CDS encoding phage minor head protein, which codes for MLKRLTYDRETRRSPRAEWIRSRKAEKRYASQLRKIARVVADIISGFGVIGPNNEASLRQALNRYADMLDDWAKSVARRMLADVAARDERAWMAVSREMGAGIGRIVKETPIGEAMREKMAEQVGLIKSLPREAAERVHRLVIEGQETGTRAEVISREILRTGEVTKSRANLIARTEIGRAASTLTQVRAEAVGSVGYIWRTSRDADVRPSHKRMEGRFVAWDAPPDLDGLTGHAGALPNCRCYAEPVIPDPDL
- a CDS encoding PBSX family phage terminase large subunit, with the translated sequence MSSLTLNIETPRAFVPLLEPARYKGAHGGRGSGKSHFKAEALVERALMQPGLRWACIREIQKSLEQSVKRLIEDKIQKLGVGRHFDVQREKIITPGNGVIIFQGMQNHTAESIKSLEGFDGGWVEEAQSLSTHSLKLLTPTIRKPGSEIWFSWNPDSPEAPVDKLFRGDKKIGAPHGIVVEANWRDNPWFPDELELDRQICLARTPDDYGHVWEGEYVTISEAVIFRRRVEVTAFDEPVEGTRIFFGGDWGFANDPTALIRFWIADDTLFISHEAYGHGVEIDETPALFDSVPGSRSWPIKADGARPETISYMRRQGFNIEAAEKWPGSVEDGVAHMKGFKRIVVHERCPRIAQEFRLYAYKVDKISGDILPIIVDKWNHGIDAVRYGLDGYIQARGGLGVWSKLAS
- a CDS encoding DUF4054 domain-containing protein gives rise to the protein MTVTPASFREHFPEFADVTSYPDGSVSYWLGIGALMLRPDRWADLLDHGLELFTAHHIALAQQAVRSSASGAVPGANTGVVTGKTVDKVSVSYDAGSTTLDTGAGHWNATTYGVQFLQLARMAGSGGWQL
- a CDS encoding DUF3383 domain-containing protein → MAQGLAVSDVVNINVSLAPVAAPTRNFGAGMAVGASDVIDVGERIRSYSNMAGVAQDFSSTDVEYLAAMRHFGQTPQPSLYYIGRWARAATKATLRGGVLTSAQSALSVFQAVTAGAFFIYIDGVPVTVDGINWSAITNLNGAASLVLAELPVGSAFVWDGNIRRFRLQGPGIGAGRTLSYAMPPTAFGSYTFSGQPAPADTITIKGTAITFVASGAAGNQVNIGANLAATLASLVAFLNESADANLVAMTYTVVGSVLYCISKATGTGGNAYTIAKSGTNIAVSGATLSGGAGTDVSGILKLTQATASAPADGIDPESLVEALEALADVSGDWYAAILAEEGVGIPELLAASAFIEAQQKKRRLGLTSGDTRIIDPSITDDLASQLSDAGYKRTFLQYSTKSGQSVASFFGRAATVNFQGSNTTITLMFKQEPGITPETITQTQAAALKAKHANVFVNYDNDTAIIQHGVNSDGSFFDEWHGLDWLENDIQTALWNVLYTFPKVPQTDEGMTTLQTVMEARLAQAVRNGLVAPGQWNAAGFGQLKTGDFLPKGYYVFAPPVAQQSQADREARKSVPFQIAVKLAGAVHSVDVMINVNR
- a CDS encoding terminase small subunit, translating into MSLTPLRQRFVEEYLVDLNGTDAAIRAGYSAKSAKAQASQLLAIPEVQAAVSEAQASRSARTKIDADWVLNRLAEEADADVADLYDDTGTLKPVRDWPLIWRKGLVAGLDVEEVREEGAVVAVVRKVKLSDRIKRIELIGKHVGVQAFREQVGIGDPNGEPLKIETIRRVIVDPKHRDT
- a CDS encoding DUF2213 domain-containing protein → MKFFSKGEIGSRRTVTPEGFVVCHDVPIARIGQQIYAAFEVPVEANMVGEIFIDRPAEEVFREETVASFNGKPVTIEHPSEFVSPDNWKALAQGVTMNARAGQGIDGDVILADLLLTGRDAIKLVDQDGIREVSAGYEADYEQIEPGRGVQRNIIANHVALVAMGRCGSRCAIGDEDMAKKTSWLDRVRSAFKSKDEAAMEEALKEAPTSDSDDEDEDDEKSKTGDSAVLAAIGGLTKRLDTMDAQIKALATKDSDEKKETEDSDDEDEEDGKTKDAALKRFRDTVSRAEILSPGVRMPTTDAKASAKTIDAAVCSCQRKALAAAYSTDAGKKAVQPFLGGGEPTFDTMDAATLQAAFIGASELMRAQNNAAGLRPGVTTQDFGRAPVKTADLNAKHKAFWNRNQAN